One Pygocentrus nattereri isolate fPygNat1 chromosome 12, fPygNat1.pri, whole genome shotgun sequence DNA window includes the following coding sequences:
- the metap1d gene encoding methionine aminopeptidase 1D, mitochondrial isoform X3: MAAPCAVRGVFVSAGSGLLQRAARLPGCRQCPRGGQCQPHRRYFWRKWTSSHSVVRPAVVRPPYAVPKHIQKPDYVSSSTVPEWPDYIEIKDEEQIQGLRRACQLARHILLLAGNSLKVGMTTDEIDFIVHQEAIRHNAYPSPLLYGGFPKSVCTSVNNVVCHGIPDSRQLQDGDIINIDVTVYLEGYHGDTSETFLIGSVDERGRKLVDVARQCRDQAIAVCGPGQPICVIGNTISEIANSSGFCVCPYFIGHGIGSCFHSHPEIWHHANDNDLQMEEGMAFTIEPILMEGSSEFRILSDNWTAVSTDDKRFRVSFCSSTLQTPSLVQVSPV; this comes from the exons CAGGGTCAGGGCTGTTGCAGAGAGCAGCGCGATTGCCTGGATGCCGGCAGTGCCCACGTGGAGGCCAGTGCCAGCCACACCGACGCTATTTCTGGAGGAAATGGACGAGTTCACACAGTGTAGTTCGGCCGGCGGTAGTGCGCCCTCCTTATGCTGTACCAAAG cACATCCAGAAGCCGGACTATGTCTCTTCGAGCACAGTGCCTGAGTGGCCTGATTATATTGAGATTAAAGATGAAGAGCAGATTCAGGGTTTGAGGAGAGCCTGCCAGCTCGCCAGACACATTCTCCTGCTTGCTGGAAACAGCCTAAAG GTTGGCATGACGACAGACGAAATAGACTTCATTGTGCACCAGGAGGCGATCAGACACAACGCCTACCCTTCTCCTCTGCTCTACGGTGGATTCCCCAAATCAGTTTGTACCTCTGTAAACAACGTGGTGTGTCATGGCATACCAGACAG TCGACAGCTTCAAGACGGAGATATCATTAACATAGACGTTACT GTTTACCTAGAGGGTTACCATGGAGACACATCGGAGACATTTTTGATTGGTTCAGTGGATGAGCGAGGCAGGAAGTTGGTGGATGTGGCAAGGCAGTGCAGAGACCAGGCCATCGCTGTGTGCGGACCAGGACAACCAATATGTGTTATTGGTAACACGATCAG TGAAATCGCCAACTCAAGCGGCTTTTGCGTGTGTCCATACTTCATCGGTCATGGCATCGGGTCCTGTTTCCACAGTCACCCAGAGATATGGCATCACG ccaATGACAATGACTTGCAAATGGAGGAGGGCATGGCCTTCACAATAG AGCCCATTCTAATGGAAGGAAGCTCAGAATTCCGTATCCTTAGCGACAACTGGACTGCGGTTTCCACGGACGACAAAAGGTTCCGAGTTTCCTTCTGTTCTTCCACACTACAGACTCCCTCACTCGTTCAG GTCAGCCCAGTTTGA
- the metap1d gene encoding methionine aminopeptidase 1D, mitochondrial isoform X1 translates to MAAPCAVRGVFVSAGSGLLQRAARLPGCRQCPRGGQCQPHRRYFWRKWTSSHSVVRPAVVRPPYAVPKHIQKPDYVSSSTVPEWPDYIEIKDEEQIQGLRRACQLARHILLLAGNSLKVGMTTDEIDFIVHQEAIRHNAYPSPLLYGGFPKSVCTSVNNVVCHGIPDSRQLQDGDIINIDVTVYLEGYHGDTSETFLIGSVDERGRKLVDVARQCRDQAIAVCGPGQPICVIGNTISEIANSSGFCVCPYFIGHGIGSCFHSHPEIWHHANDNDLQMEEGMAFTIEPILMEGSSEFRILSDNWTAVSTDDKRSAQFEHTVVITSDGVEILTRLPDEA, encoded by the exons CAGGGTCAGGGCTGTTGCAGAGAGCAGCGCGATTGCCTGGATGCCGGCAGTGCCCACGTGGAGGCCAGTGCCAGCCACACCGACGCTATTTCTGGAGGAAATGGACGAGTTCACACAGTGTAGTTCGGCCGGCGGTAGTGCGCCCTCCTTATGCTGTACCAAAG cACATCCAGAAGCCGGACTATGTCTCTTCGAGCACAGTGCCTGAGTGGCCTGATTATATTGAGATTAAAGATGAAGAGCAGATTCAGGGTTTGAGGAGAGCCTGCCAGCTCGCCAGACACATTCTCCTGCTTGCTGGAAACAGCCTAAAG GTTGGCATGACGACAGACGAAATAGACTTCATTGTGCACCAGGAGGCGATCAGACACAACGCCTACCCTTCTCCTCTGCTCTACGGTGGATTCCCCAAATCAGTTTGTACCTCTGTAAACAACGTGGTGTGTCATGGCATACCAGACAG TCGACAGCTTCAAGACGGAGATATCATTAACATAGACGTTACT GTTTACCTAGAGGGTTACCATGGAGACACATCGGAGACATTTTTGATTGGTTCAGTGGATGAGCGAGGCAGGAAGTTGGTGGATGTGGCAAGGCAGTGCAGAGACCAGGCCATCGCTGTGTGCGGACCAGGACAACCAATATGTGTTATTGGTAACACGATCAG TGAAATCGCCAACTCAAGCGGCTTTTGCGTGTGTCCATACTTCATCGGTCATGGCATCGGGTCCTGTTTCCACAGTCACCCAGAGATATGGCATCACG ccaATGACAATGACTTGCAAATGGAGGAGGGCATGGCCTTCACAATAG AGCCCATTCTAATGGAAGGAAGCTCAGAATTCCGTATCCTTAGCGACAACTGGACTGCGGTTTCCACGGACGACAAAAG GTCAGCCCAGTTTGAGCACACGGTTGTTATCACCTCCGATGGCGTGGAGATTCTGACCAGACTGCCAGACGAAGCCTGA
- the metap1d gene encoding methionine aminopeptidase 1D, mitochondrial isoform X2, whose protein sequence is MAAPCAVRGVFVSGSGLLQRAARLPGCRQCPRGGQCQPHRRYFWRKWTSSHSVVRPAVVRPPYAVPKHIQKPDYVSSSTVPEWPDYIEIKDEEQIQGLRRACQLARHILLLAGNSLKVGMTTDEIDFIVHQEAIRHNAYPSPLLYGGFPKSVCTSVNNVVCHGIPDSRQLQDGDIINIDVTVYLEGYHGDTSETFLIGSVDERGRKLVDVARQCRDQAIAVCGPGQPICVIGNTISEIANSSGFCVCPYFIGHGIGSCFHSHPEIWHHANDNDLQMEEGMAFTIEPILMEGSSEFRILSDNWTAVSTDDKRSAQFEHTVVITSDGVEILTRLPDEA, encoded by the exons GGTCAGGGCTGTTGCAGAGAGCAGCGCGATTGCCTGGATGCCGGCAGTGCCCACGTGGAGGCCAGTGCCAGCCACACCGACGCTATTTCTGGAGGAAATGGACGAGTTCACACAGTGTAGTTCGGCCGGCGGTAGTGCGCCCTCCTTATGCTGTACCAAAG cACATCCAGAAGCCGGACTATGTCTCTTCGAGCACAGTGCCTGAGTGGCCTGATTATATTGAGATTAAAGATGAAGAGCAGATTCAGGGTTTGAGGAGAGCCTGCCAGCTCGCCAGACACATTCTCCTGCTTGCTGGAAACAGCCTAAAG GTTGGCATGACGACAGACGAAATAGACTTCATTGTGCACCAGGAGGCGATCAGACACAACGCCTACCCTTCTCCTCTGCTCTACGGTGGATTCCCCAAATCAGTTTGTACCTCTGTAAACAACGTGGTGTGTCATGGCATACCAGACAG TCGACAGCTTCAAGACGGAGATATCATTAACATAGACGTTACT GTTTACCTAGAGGGTTACCATGGAGACACATCGGAGACATTTTTGATTGGTTCAGTGGATGAGCGAGGCAGGAAGTTGGTGGATGTGGCAAGGCAGTGCAGAGACCAGGCCATCGCTGTGTGCGGACCAGGACAACCAATATGTGTTATTGGTAACACGATCAG TGAAATCGCCAACTCAAGCGGCTTTTGCGTGTGTCCATACTTCATCGGTCATGGCATCGGGTCCTGTTTCCACAGTCACCCAGAGATATGGCATCACG ccaATGACAATGACTTGCAAATGGAGGAGGGCATGGCCTTCACAATAG AGCCCATTCTAATGGAAGGAAGCTCAGAATTCCGTATCCTTAGCGACAACTGGACTGCGGTTTCCACGGACGACAAAAG GTCAGCCCAGTTTGAGCACACGGTTGTTATCACCTCCGATGGCGTGGAGATTCTGACCAGACTGCCAGACGAAGCCTGA